gtgagctgagatcgtgccactgcactccagcctgggggacagagcgagactccatctcaagagaaaaaaaaaaaagaacgtctCTGAAGTGGCCCAGACTCCCTGGTGAGGAACTGGCCCTGGAGCCCGTGTGAAGGGCCCGCCTTTCCCTGGCTACTGCACCCTGCAGCCTTCATCCACCTTACCCGGCTGGCAGGACCCGGAGACAGGGTGGCAGGGTCCCTCTGGGCATTCACAGGGAACTGAGCAGTTGTTTCCATGGAAGCCGGCCGGGCAGGAGGTGTTGCAGCTGTGGAGTGACATGGAGAGGCGGGCTGAGGGCTGCGTGAAgggagggacaggcaggagacagggagggagattTCCGGGCACTGTCCAGGCAAGTTGAGGAAACGCTGCACAGAGGCCTGACCTAGGCCCCTGGTACTCTCCTGCCCCCAGGACCCCCGTCCTCACCTGGGCCCCCAGTAGCCGGCACTGCAGACACATTCCCCTGTCACAGCGTCACAGGCCCCCTGAACACAGGTGGGGCAGGTAGAGCCGCAGTCTTCCCCAAAGGTGCCAGTGGGGCAGGGGTCTTCACACCTGGGGTGAGGCAAGACTCGGGGAAGGGGAGAGCAAGGCAGGCCTGGCCCCCACCGTGGGGCCCCACCTGTCCACTCCaggctcctggactcaaggaccCAACTGGCCACGCCTTAGCAGTGAAGCTCAGGTGTAAATAGGGCCTTGAACTTGGGGCCGAATCCAGCAGCTGACAGACTACAAGTCCCcagagggggaggagggcaggaagCCTCAGAGGGGAGGGAGCTGGGATCCTGCCCAGGTACCCCCAGAACTCATTGCTCTCCCCAACTCTTCAACAGGAGGGAGGCCCCTGGGACTGCATGAACCCGTGTGTCAGGGAGGGGTGGTGCTCTCAGAGAGCGCCGCTGAGGTGAGGGTCCTGGGGGGAGGTGCACCCCACCCTGAACAGAATGGTGCGCTCACCTGGGCCCCAGCCAGCCAGGGTCACAGCGCTGACAGTGGCCAGTATCTGGCTGACAGACCTCCCCACGTCGGCAGTGAGAGCACTGCTGTCCGCAGCTCTCGCCAAAGGTGCCAGGCAGGCAGGGCTGTTGGCACTGGGTTCCGTTCCAGCCCGGCTCGCAGGACTCACAGCTGCCTGTGTCTGGAGAGCACGGCTCATTGTGCTTGCAGTGGCCACAGCTGGGAAGAGAAGGGCTTTGTGGGAGCAGtgggggtggatggatggagcgCCCACCCCTTCCAACCCCTGTACTCCACGCAGGCCTTTGGGGGCCCTGGAGAGTGTTCGGGTCCCACCTGGGTCACTCAGGCAGGTTtgcgcctcagtttccccacgtTGTACAATGAAGACAAATGAGGGCTCTTACAGGACCCCATCCCTTTCCTTCGAAGTGTCTACTCTGTGACCATCTTTCCCTGGGTCCCAGGGTCAGCAGGAGGCAGCAGCCCAGCCAGGGCAGCCGCGTCACCACCAAGCTCTGAGTCCCATCTGCCAGGTCTGCCAGGTCTTCCCTCCtgccctttcccttttcttcctttcacacCTAGCGACCCCGAGGTCTGGCATGAATGGAACTCAGTAGTGTCTTCTACTCCAtcacatgaaataaaaaaatgtaaagtgttttcacccaggggtccccaaaccctgggccatggactggtactagtccatggcctgttaggaaccaggcagCAGCATAGAGATGAGCAGCGGGGGAGCCTGACTGCCTGAACTCTGCTGCCAGCCAGATCAGTGGCAGCCTTAGGTTCTCATAGGAGCGccaatcctattgtgaactgatCACGGCAGGGTCCTGGTTCCACGCTCTTTATGAGgatctaatgcctgataatctgtcactgtctcccatcatccccagatgggaccatctagctGTGGGAGaataagctcagggctcccactgattctatattatAGTGagtcatataattatttcattatagattacagtataataatagaaaaattgccacgaaactagtccctggtgccaaaaggttGGAGACCACTGTTGTCACCAATATAATTTCACATTTGCCATATCTTAATTTCCCGTTGATGCTTAACAGTTACTTGAAGTTTCTCCCTCAGATGCTCAACTATCTGGGATCATATACTTGGGTCAGATCCATTAGTAGGGGAGAAGAAGGGGAGTTTATAAAAGCCATTTAGCTGATCTGGaccagcattttaatttttattttattttattattattttcgagacggagtctcgctgtgtcacccaggctggagtgcagtggcacgatctcggctcactgcaagctccacctcccgggttcacgccattctcccgcctcagcctccgagtagctgggactacaggcgcctgccaccacgcccggctagttttttgtatttttagtagagacggggtttcaccatgttagccaggatggtctcgatctcctgacctcgtgatccacccgccttggcctcccaaagtgctgggattacaggcttgagccaccgcgcccggcctcagcattttaatttttattttattttattattattttcgagacggagtctcgctgtgtcacccaggctggagtgtgatggtgcgatctcagctcactgcaaccttctcctcccgagttcaagtgattctcctgcctcagcctcccaagtagctggcattacaggcgcccaccaccacgcccggctaatttttgtatttttagtagagatggagtttcaccaggttggtcaggctggtctcaaactcctgacctcaggtgatccccccgcctcagcctcccaaagtgctgggattaccggtgtgagccactgcgcccatccaGGGGTGAAATTTCTTATGGTGAGTGCAGCTGGTCAAAGTTTGAAAGTCACTGAGTCCTAAAGGGACCTTGCCCAGGACCTTTGGTCACTCTATCCACTCATCTATACATATGGCTTGCTAGCAGTGCTAGTATAGCAATTTTTTGCACAGCAGTAAACGATGAAATGAGCAGGCGGGGCTGGACCTGGGTAACAAAGGGTTTTTAAAGTtcttgtttcgttttgtttgagacggagtctcatacccggtggagcgcagtggtgcgacctcggctcactgcaacctccgcctccccggctcaagcgattctcctgcctcagcctaccgagtacctgggactacaggcgtggccaggctaatttttgtgtttttagtagagacgaggtttcaccatgttggccaggatggtctcaaactcctgacctcaggtgatgcgcccgcctcagcctctcagaagtgctgggattacaggtgtgaaccaccgcgcctagACCTCTTTTCCCCTTTCTCGTCCCTCTGCTTCGTACGTTTTTTGAGGGGAGCACCGCAAAGCCCTGATCCCTCCTCCCGGCGCCCGGCCCCGGCCACCTGACTTCGCCCCGCCCACCTGTGTgcaccccgcccccgccccgcccactCACCCGCTCCGCCCCGCCCGCTCACCTGTGTGCGCACTGCACCCCGTGGCTACCAGCCGGGCAAGGCAGCTCGCAGCGCGCTCCGCGGAAGCCGGGCGGGCAGGTGCACTGGCCGGAGGCGGCACTGCAGCGGCCCCGCACACACTCGCACTGCTGCCGGCACTCGGGACCCCACCAGCCCGGCCGGCAGGCGCAGCGGCCCGAGTCCTGGTCGCATGGGGAGCCGTGGCAGGTGCAGCGGAAACTGCAGCGGCGCCCCCACCAGCCCGGCTTGCACACGCAGGCGCCCGTGGCCTGCTCGCAGCGGGCCGCCTCGGGCTTGCACTGGCACGGGCGGTGGCACGTGGGCGACCACCAGCCCGGCTCGCAGCGGCACACGCCGGTCGCGGGGTCGCAGCGCCCGTGGGGGCCGCAGGTGCACGGGAACTCGCAGTGGGCGCCCCAGCGGTGGGCCTGGCACTGGCACGCGCCCGTGGCTGGCTCACACTGGCCGTGAGGGTGGCAGGGGCAGTTCTCACGGCAGTCGGGGCCCCAGTACTGGCCCGGGCAGCCTGCAGGGGTGGGTACGGGAGGGGTCAGCAGGCTCAGGGCCGCGCGCGGACCCTTACCCTGAGTCCCCTTACGCAAGGAAAAGGGGCACGGGGCCCATCCTCCAAGAGCCGGGGACAGACCCTCGGAACATCCGGGAACATCCGGCAGCCTGTCCTGTGCAACACTCACTTCCTGCTCCGCTCTGACCTACAGAAAACCCTTAGCCATTAGTGGGAGGCCCAGCCTTCCATTTCACATTCAGAACACACTCAGAGATCCTGAGTGGGCAGTGGACTTGCCCAGAGTGCGGCACCGAGGTGGGTGGGCCTTCCTCCATGGCTGCTCCTCCCTGCTGAGGTGGATCCCTGCTGGGCTGGAGCACAGAGGGCTTCCTCCCGATCTCAGTCCTGGATGCTGCCCGCCAGGGTGGCAGGATAAGCCACCTTCCCCTAGTGATTCCTTGATTCCTGGTGCCCATCCTCTGGCTTCCCaacccctttcccttccctctctttctgccAGAAAGGGCAGACAGCCGAGCGGGGGGCCTCCTTCCATCCACTGCCCATGTATAAGGCATATGTGGGAAAGAGAAGGAATATACTCATTTTGCAATGAACGGGAATCACAGGTTTTCTGAGAAGTGGAAGAGGAAGATGCGCAGGTGGGCAGGGCTTTGTGGATACGGGTGAAAACCCAGTGACTCAGGCCATCTCCTAGGAGTGTGTGTCACTTCCTGTCTCTGGACCGCGATTCCTCAGTGAAGCTGGGAGGGATCCTGACCCTGCTGTCCTGAGGCTACATGGCTACCTGCCTTGCCCGCCCCCACGCCACTGTCCCCGTACCCAGCTCTGCCCAGCAACTTCATCCAGCCCTTGAGACTCACGGGAGCTGCAGTAGGCCCCAAAGAATCCAGGTTTGCATCGACAGAGGCCTGGCTTCACACACACCTCATCTTTCTGGCAGGCATCCGGCCCCTCACAGATGGCTGAAAGACACCCCACCCAGGTTGGAAAGACAGGAGCAGGACCAGGGGACACCCCTGCCCTCTCACTGGCTCCTGGGGCCATGCCTCCTCAAGAGGTGCCCCTTCAGGCCTTGGGGGTGTCACAGGAGAAACCCTGGCTCCTGGTGTCAGGAAGGGTAGGCCCGGGAGGGTAGGAAGGAAGGGCTATCGCTGGGCTACGGCTGCCCTTCTCCTTGGCTGAGGGTCTGTCTGGCTACTCACGGATGGTGCATTCTCGATCCTTCTGCCTCCAGCCTGCGCAGCACTGCAGCTCAGCAGAGGGGCTGTGAGGCAAAAAGGGGTCAGCTGGACAAGGCGGGGGGTGCAGCCTAGCCCCGAGCAAGGTGGATCACTGTCTCTGGCTAAGGTGGAGGAGGCTGGTTTACCCTTAGCTAGGGAGGCCTAGCAGATCTTTACGGCTCgggtccccagcccctcccctctccttccctggccCTTCCACCATCTGCCCTGGCTAGCCACTACCTGCCAGGCCGCCATCAGCAGCCCTTCCTTCCAGCCCAAGCCCCCTTCCTAGTCTCCTCCTTCCCCTAAAGGCCTCAACACCGGTTCAACCACCCGCCACCAGACTCCCACGAGACCCACCTGCTGGCCACACAGACGTGCTGCCCATTGGGGTCCAGCTCAGACCCCTGAGTCCCCCGAGTCCAGAGCAGCAGCAGCGGGAGCAGCAGTCCCAGCCCCATGGCAGCCAGCGCGGTGGGAGGGCTCGGGTTCATCTGGCCCCCACAGCTCCCAACCCCCTCCTTGCTTCCTCTCAGGGCTTTTCCTGAGGAAACCAGGCCGGAGGGGCGGGCTGCCATGAGGCACCTCCCTGAGAGGGAGGGGGTGGCTGGaaagactgaaaggaaaaagaaggcaaTGGCAGGGCTGAGTGGCCTCGGCCTGGAAGGGCCAGAAGGATGAAGTTGCAGGTCTCTGGGTGCCGGGGCCAGGGAAGTGGGTGGAGTGAGGGTGGGAGTCAGGGCTTTCCATCAAGCCACACTCCCAAAGCAAGGCCCGAGCTTCAAGAAGCCACCCCCACTCTAAGTGACTGAGCAAGGAGACCCACGAGGACCCCTCAGCCTGCCGCTGCTCCTGGCAGGGTTGGGAGGCGGGACAGACATGGACAGACAGGCGAGGAACAGTTTCTGCATATTACGGGCAGTTCTTTATTACATGAGCTCAGGCTGTCTGCACAAAGCCCTGGGAGCTAGGCAGTCAGCTCTCATTTcatggatggggaaactgagactcagagaggcacTCTTATATCTGGCCCCAGAGGCTTGGTACAGAGACGTAGAGAGGGAGGTGGGCTGAGCCCCCATCCTGCCCTGGTACAGGCCAGGATTGGGGCAGACCCCTGGCGAGGGCTGCGAAGGCGGGAGCCCTGTCCTCATTTGAGGCCACACATCCATCCACAGCTAGACCCCTAAGTCAGGCCTCCGGGGCGGCTGAGGCCCCCAGACAAAGGTGTTCGTGGAGGGCAGAACAGGGAGGATCAGGAGCTGGAGACTGTGGTTGggcctcctcttctccccctAGCTTGCTGGGTGCGGGGCTGTCGGTCTCATCCTCAGGGGATTCGGCTTTACCCCGATACCATAGGCCAAAGCTGGAGAGAGACAGCCGGAAGTACTTTCAGCCAGGAAGCCAGAGAGGTCAAGGATATGGATGAGGGCAGGGGGTGGTGAGAAAAGGGGAGAGGGGGAAGAAAGGGCAGCCTGAGGGAGTGGGAAGGTGATGGGGGCCTGGGCCAGAGAAGCAGGAGGGGAGGATGTGCTTAGAGCCAAGGACAGCAGGGTGACaggcagagaagcaggaaagGGGATCCTGAGAAGAACCATCCAgggcccttcctccctccccacattcttgtccttccccttcccccaacaTACAAACTCTGTATTTTGGACTCCGGGGATGGGGGATGGTCTCCCTTATCATCGGAGAGCAGGAGCCATGAGCCATCCTCATCGTCActgagacagaggagagaggagacgTGAGGGCCATTGATCAAGGTCCTGAGGGACAACAGGAATCCAGCAGGGGGGACGGAGGGACTGCAGGGCCCCCGGGGCTGGAGAGAAGGCAACCCTGGGGAGATGCAGTATGTTGgggctttaatttttattttttatttttagacagagtctcactctgtcacaggctggagtacagtggcgcgatctcagctccctgcaacctctgcctcccaggttcaagtgattctcctgcctcagcctcctgagtagctgggattacaggcacctgccaccacgcccggctaatttttgtatttttagtagagacaaggtttcaccatgttgtccaggctggtctcaaattcctgacctcaggtgatctgcctacctcagcctctcaaagtgctgggattacaggcgtgagccaccgcgcccggccgaggcttTATTTTATAGCTTGACACACAGCAGGCCCTGACACAGCCGCGGCTACCATTTCACCCCCGTAAGAACAAACAGACCCAGCCAAGGCAGGAACCTGAAGAATGAATGTGGAGAGGTAGCATTGGCAGAATGGACGGCAGGAAAGGTAAGGGGAATGGTGAAATCCAGGGAGAAGAGCCCAGGCCGGACAGTGGCCACGGGACACAACCAGACCAGGTCAGCAGGTCCTAGAAGCGGCCAGGCTAGGGAGGCTCAAGGGGTGACCAGGTTGGGGTGATAGCCTCAGTCTGAGACAATGGACTCAGAGGGTGCCCAGGCTGAGTCATCAGGGTCAGCAGAATGAGGGAGGGAGGCCTGGCTCAGTGGGAATGCAGGCAGGGACCTACCTgctctctgcttcctctggtgTCCCTAACATCTTGGCCTTGATTTTCTTCCGCTGCTTCCGGACAGCCACCTTCATGGCCTCAAGCAGAAGGCCGGGGACCCGGTGGTCTGTGAGCAGCTCCCTACAGAAGAGGGCAGGAAGGGAGAAAGCTGTGGGGATGCCAGCCATGGGGATGCCAGCCGTAGGCCTCACTCTTGGTACCTGTGCATGCGGCTCCTCCCTGAACACCTGAAGCGCTCTGCCTTGCTGACACCCTCAGACCTGAGCTTAGGTGGCCCCATGGCCCCTCTAGGAGAGTTTCCCTGGCTGCTGCAGCTGCGACCCTTTGCACTGTCCCTCTCCCCTGTCTGGATGATATTgcagagggcaggggctgtgcAATTCATGTCCTCCCAGTTCCCAGCGCAGGCCTGGCACATGTCACTGTGGACATGTCAATGACTGGAGAATGAGGTGGGGTGATCGGAGGCCCCCGGCTTCCCAGCGCTCTCACCGCTGGAAGTAGGCCAGCTCCTCCTTGAGCAGGAACACTTTGGCTTTGAGTTCATTCCGCTCCTGAAGGATCTGCTCAAACTCCTCCCGACTGAAGCACTGCCCTGCCTCCGAGGGGCACCCCAGCTGCTGGGCAGCCTCCGCCTTTGGAAGGACAGGCATGGTCAGAGGGTCGCCTCCGCTGGCATTCCCTCCCCCGCCTCCAGGGCCATTATGGGAATGCTAGAGGAAGTGACGGGCAGGGATACTTGGGGGACAAGGGTGCCCCAACAGATAACAGAGCAGTGCTCCTGCTGAGAGCAGGGGCCGAGGCCGGCCGGAGGCGCAGATCTGTCTGCCACCTCCCCGCTTCCTGGCGGACCTGCTGTGCAGCATGCAAACCTTGCCCGAGCGCCCACCGAGCGCTGGACGCTGAGTCCTGGGCTGGGTCCTTGCCCTCATGCGGCACTCACCGGGTCCTCAGATGCGCCTGCGCCGGCGGTCATCCATTCGGGCTCCTGCACGTGCTGGTGCCCGGGGGCCCCGGCCTGGCCCCACGCTCGCTCTTTAGCCGGCGGGGTCGCGGCTTCGCCAAGCTGCTGGCGCTCCCTCTCGCGGTCCTGCGCGGCGCGCAGCTGGATCTGCACGGCCGCCAGCTTGTGCCGCAGCTCAGCATTCACCAGCAGGAGGCGCTGCAGCTGCTCCTGCAACTGAGAGCGGAGCAAACGGTGGGGTGGGCGGGGCACCGAGGGCCTGCGGAGCCCCTCCCCGTGCCTGCCTcgctccgcccccccccccccccccccggagCCCCGCCCCCGGAGCCCCGCCCCGCCCACGTCTTGCCCTCACCGCCTCGGTCTCCTGGCCTCGCTGCCGCAGGTCGCGGTTGTGCGCACGGAGTTCGTCCCGCTGTCGGTCAGTCACCTCCTTGAGCTGCCGCAGCAGTGCGCGCTCCTCTGAGGAAGGGGCGTTCTTAGCGGCGGCACGAGGCCCGCGGGAGGGAGAGGAGGACCCGAGCCGGTCGCCACCCGCCCTGCCCTGGCCGGAGCTGGGCTCACCCTGTGGCCCCGCGCGCAGCTCCCTGCGGAGGCGCTCGTTCTCCTCCCGCAGCCGCCGCAGCTCCTGCTCCGCCTGCTGCGCCGACACCTGCAGCTGGGGAGACCCGGGTCTCAGGCTTCGGCCCTGCCGGCCCCGCGGGTGGCGAGGGGAGCGCCGTGACTCACCGAGTCTGGGGCGGGCCCCACGGCAGCCTGTTCCAAGAGCTCCAGCGCCCGCACCACTAGCGGCACCAGCCCTGCCGCCGCCTCCGGCCCGAAACGGCGCGCCAGCTCCTGCAGCTCAGTGCCCAGGGCCCCGGCTAGATGGTACACAAGCTCCGCGGTCTCCCGAGACCCCCAGCCAGGCGCCACTGCCCTTCTGGGCTCCATGTCCCCCAAAGGCTTAGGGCTGCGACCCCTCCACCCTCAACTGAGACGGGGAAAAGCCAAACAGTTCCGCCCCAGGAAGCCTTTAGGGCTGTGTGGGCGGGGTAGAAGCGAGAAGGGTGGGGAGGAATGAGGGAGAAGGCGTGGGGAAGGGAGATAGTGTCCTAGGTCCCCTGGGCCCTGTCCCTtccatgcccaaggtcacaggaaACAGGACGGCCAACTTCCAGCCAGACGTCCAAGAGCTGAGGCTCAGGGCTGCAAGTGGTCACTTTAGTGGAGCCCTCCCCACAGGCCCAGTCCACGCTCCGCCCCGTGTGTGGAGTCATGGGGCCAACTTGGCAGCGGGGCACTCCAGGCGAGAGGTGACAGGTAGGCAGCCAGTCACTGGCCTCCGCCCGGCTGTACACCAGCTGTCTGCCTGTGCGCTTGTTTTCCTGACCAGGAGTGACACAGAAAGCTTAAAGGGCTGGGCTGGACACCACAGCCGCTCAGCGCAAGCCAGAGTTCCTAGAC
The Papio anubis isolate 15944 chromosome 17, Panubis1.0, whole genome shotgun sequence genome window above contains:
- the SCARF1 gene encoding scavenger receptor class F member 1 isoform X1 encodes the protein MAARPSGLVSSGKALRGSKEGVGSCGGQMNPSPPTALAAMGLGLLLPLLLLWTRGTQGSELDPNGQHVCVASSPSAELQCCAGWRQKDRECTIPICEGPDACQKDEVCVKPGLCRCKPGFFGAYCSSRCPGQYWGPDCRENCPCHPHGQCEPATGACQCQAHRWGAHCEFPCTCGPHGRCDPATGVCRCEPGWWSPTCHRPCQCKPEAARCEQATGACVCKPGWWGRRCSFRCTCHGSPCDQDSGRCACRPGWWGPECRQQCECVRGRCSAASGQCTCPPGFRGARCELPCPAGSHGVQCAHSCGHCKHNEPCSPDTGSCESCEPGWNGTQCQQPCLPGTFGESCGQQCSHCRRGEVCQPDTGHCQRCDPGWLGPRCEDPCPTGTFGEDCGSTCPTCVQGACDAVTGECVCSAGYWGPSCNTSCPAGFHGNNCSVPCECPEGPCHPVSGSCQPGSRSRDATLIASSLVPLLLLFLGLACCACCCWATRSDLKDRPARDRATVSRMKMQVWGTLTSLGSTLPCGSLSSHKLPWVTVSHHDPEVPFNHSFIEPPSAGWASDDSFSSDPESAEADEVPAYCVPPHEGMVPVAQAESSEASLAGGAFPPPEDASTPFAIPRTSSLARAKRPSVSFAEGTKFAPQSRRGSGELSSPLRKPKRLSRGAQSGPEGREAEESTGLEEAETDESLPAAASPGDSATGHRRPPLGGRTVAEHVEAIEGSVQESSGPVTTVYMLVGTPRGSEGPVRSVFRHFGGFQKGQAEPKVKRAIPKPPRQALNRKKGSPGLASGSVSQSPNSAPKAGLPGATGPMAVRPEEVARGLGAGTESSGRAQEPISGAGFPKQDPQKQAEEERQEEPEYENVVPISRPPEP
- the SCARF1 gene encoding scavenger receptor class F member 1 isoform X2; this translates as MAARPSGLVSSGKALRGSKEGVGSCGGQMNPSPPTALAAMGLGLLLPLLLLWTRGTQGSELDPNGQHVCVASSPSAELQCCAGWRQKDRECTIPICEGPDACQKDEVCVKPGLCRCKPGFFGAYCSSRCPGQYWGPDCRENCPCHPHGQCEPATGACQCQAHRWGAHCEFPCTCGPHGRCDPATGVCRCEPGWWSPTCHRPCQCKPEAARCEQATGACVCKPGWWGRRCSFRCTCHGSPCDQDSGRCACRPGWWGPECRQQCECVRGRCSAASGQCTCPPGFRGARCELPCPAGSHGVQCAHSCGHCKHNEPCSPDTGSCESCEPGWNGTQCQQPCLPGTFGESCGQQCSHCRRGEVCQPDTGHCQRCDPGWLGPRCEDPCPTGTFGEDCGSTCPTCVQGACDAVTGECVCSAGYWGPSCNTSCPAGFHGNNCSVPCECPEGPCHPVSGSCQPGSRSRDATLIASSLVPLLLLFLGLACCACCCWATRSDLKDRPARDRATVSRMKMQVWGTLTSLGSTLPCGSLSSHKLPWVTASSSHPLPAGPLMTPSHPILSLQRQTKFLPTVCHPTKGWSLWPRQSRQRPAWLEVLSRPLRTPPRHSPSRAPPV
- the RILP gene encoding rab-interacting lysosomal protein encodes the protein MEPRRAVAPGWGSRETAELVYHLAGALGTELQELARRFGPEAAAGLVPLVVRALELLEQAAVGPAPDSLQVSAQQAEQELRRLREENERLRRELRAGPQEERALLRQLKEVTDRQRDELRAHNRDLRQRGQETEALQEQLQRLLLVNAELRHKLAAVQIQLRAAQDRERERQQLGEAATPPAKERAWGQAGAPGHQHVQEPEWMTAGAGASEDPAEAAQQLGCPSEAGQCFSREEFEQILQERNELKAKVFLLKEELAYFQRELLTDHRVPGLLLEAMKVAVRKQRKKIKAKMLGTPEEAESSDDEDGSWLLLSDDKGDHPPSPESKIQSFFGLWYRGKAESPEDETDSPAPSKLGGEEEAQPQSPAPDPPCSALHEHLCLGASAAPEA